Proteins encoded together in one Ptiloglossa arizonensis isolate GNS036 chromosome 9, iyPtiAriz1_principal, whole genome shotgun sequence window:
- the Upf2 gene encoding UPF2 regulator of nonsense mediated mRNA decay, with protein MSEVEEAAPEATEAAIEQDAVSKEDKQYLTEYVKETEQRLAMKEEIRASNLNPNRPPDTYFSKLDSTLKRNTTFVKKLKNFSSIQLDTVLKDMTHLNLTKYISEVATALVDAKLKMTDVAPAIKVCSFLHQTYAEFSTHFFENWQRILSLKVVDKIANPSKLRVDLRFYAELVNAGIFIHKQGLPLLGSALTVLINMDKEEHNNASIILSFCKHCGEDYAGLVPKRVREISERLNVPIPKSKLLSPDKQQNVRLLLRDYYNSLCKHLLKEHKDLQAFEKQNRKILQTRGELSSERKEKLESLQVSYERLLNNVQSFSDTLDEPMPELPVDSEMKAEAEETLKMISEGEENSILEDMWGDDETRRFYEVLPDLIVFLPGSYLKEVPKQDTPISEEALDEEVTFDELEETEKVDEPEAEVDEPQVSNISNKILLDAFLTHLPNCVNREMIDNAAVHFLMNLNTKHNKKKLVKALFGVSRIRLDLLPFYSRLAAILYPVMPDVGNDLCLMLKHDFKYHVRKKDQINIESKVKVVRYIGELVKFKLYSKIEALYCLKVLLHDFTHHHIEMACNLLETCGRYLFCSPDSHQRTKVYLEQMMRKKAVTALDSRYVTIIENAYYFVNPPESTGGVSRKDRPPIHEFIRKLLYQDLSKTNTDKVLKWMRKLDWEDEIVSSYAIKCLTAAYNVKYLNIRCVGSLLAGLVAHYETIGPHVVDGVLEDIRLCMEINLPKFNQRRIAMVKYLGELYNYRMVESGDIFRTLYLLITFGVSMDHSVPSVLDPPDHLFRIRLVCTLLETCGQYFSGGSSKKKLDYFLIFFQNYYWFKYTDPIWTSENPFPVGIDYMYRDTLTMLRPKMQLFQSYKEAQCAVEELRNTLYPTLGNPIAEDGADRTDGESDMGIIAEGDEELTVTTGNGSGDAKGVADLHFEESEDCSEAQSEEEWTADAERDDTMGTQENTQGDQSLSEGGTDGVLMDVTELNAALPAGPRRVSCPEDDDFLSALDKMVSDNIQDRMRDSVKPQQVDISVPLHVKSTKKTYEQLQERPTDNSTVDFVLMLRKGNKQQYKNLAVPVSSELAMNLRNREQEQKEEKERVKRLTLNITERQEEEDYQETINQSTRPVTVNLNRERRQKYNHPKGAPDADLIFGPKKIR; from the coding sequence ATGTCGGAAGTTGAGGAAGCAGCACCAGAAGCCACAGAAGCAGCTATTGAACAGGATGCTGTATCCAAAGAAGACAAACAATATTTGACAGAATATGTGAAAGAAACAGAACAACGGCTTGCTATGAAAGAAGAGATTCGTGCATCTAATTTAAATCCTAATAGACCACCAGACACATATTTTAGTAAATTAGATTCAACACTGaaaagaaacacaacatttgttaaaaaattgaaaaactttaGTAGTATACAATTAGATACAGTTCTAAAAGATATGACACatttaaatttaacaaaatatataaGTGAAGTTGCTACTGCTTTAGTAGATGCTAAATTAAAAATGACAGATGTTGCACCTGCTATTAAAGTATGTAGTTTTTTGCATCAAACATATGCAGAATTCTCAAcacatttttttgaaaattggcAAAGAATTTTATCTTTAAAAGTTGTGGATAAGATTGCAAATCCAAGCAAACTTAGAGTAGACCTTAGATTTTATGCTGAGTTGGTTAATGCAGGAATTTTCATACATAAGCAAGGATTGCCTTTACTTGGTTCTGCATTAACAGTTTTAATTAATATGGACAAAGAAGAACATAACAATGCAAGTATTATTTTAAGTTTTTGCAAGCACTGTGGTGAAGATTATGCAGGTCTTGTACCCAAAAGGGTAAGAGAAATATCAGAAAGATTGAATGTACCAATCCCTAAAAGCAAATTACTTTCACCTGATAAACAACAGAATGTCAGATTATTGCTACGAGATTATTATAACTCATTGTGCAAACACTTATTAAAGGAACATAAGGATCTTCAAgcttttgaaaaacaaaatcgaaaaatattgcaaaccaGAGGTGAACTAAGTtctgagagaaaagaaaaacttgaGAGCCTTCAAGTATCTTACGAACGTTTGCTCAATAATGTACAAAGTTTTTCTGATACTTTAGATGAACCTATGCCAGAACTTCCTGTTGATAGTGAAatgaaagcagaagcagaagaaacattaaaaatgatcAGCGAAGGTGAGGAAAACAGTATCTTAGAGGATATGTGGGGGGATGATGAAACTAGAAGGTTCTATGAAGTTTTACCAGATTTAATAGTATTTCTTCCGGGATCGTATTTAAAAGAAGTACCTAAACAAGATACCCCAATAAGTGAAGAAGCCTTAGACGAAGAAGTAACATTTGATGAATTAGAAGAAACTGAAAAAGTTGATGAACCTGAAGCAGAAGTAGATGAACCTCAAGTCTCAAACATAAGTAATAAAATACTTTTGGATGCATTCCTAACACATTTACCAAATTGTGTAAATCGTGAAATGATTGACAATGCAGCAGTACACTTTTTAATGAATCTCAACACAaaacataataaaaaaaagttagtCAAAGCATTATTTGGTGTGTCCAGAATTCGTTTAGATCTACTGCCATTTTATTCACGTTTGGCTGCTATTCTTTACCCCGTTATGCCTGATGTTGGAAACGATTTATGTTTAATGTTAAAACATGACTTTAAATACCATGTACGCAAAAAGGATCAAATTAACATTGAATCAAAAGTAAAAGTTGTTAGATATATAGGTGAACTTGTCAAATTTAAACTTTACTCAAAGATAGAAGCATTGTACTGCTTGAAAGTTTTATTACATGATTTCACtcatcatcatattgaaatggCTTGCAATTTATTAGAAACATGTGGAAGATATTTATTTTGTTCACCAGATTCACACCAAAGAACAAAAGTATATTTAGAACAGATGATGCGTAAGAAGGCAGTCACAGCTTTGGATTCACGTTATGTAACAATAATTGAGAAtgcatattattttgtaaaccCACCAGAATCTACAGGTGGTGTTTCTAGAAAGGATAGACCTCCAATTCATGAATTTATAAGAAAATTGCTGTATCAGGATCTTTCAAAAACAAATACCGATAAAGTTCTTAAATGGATGCGTAAGTTGGATTGGGAAGATGAAATTGTGTCATCTTATGCAATTAAATGTCTCACTGCTGCAtacaatgttaaatatttaaatattcgatgtgTAGGAAGTTTATTAGCAGGACTTGTTGCACATTATGAAACTATAGGTCCTCATGTAGTTGATGGTGTGTTAGAAGATATAAGACTATgtatggaaattaatttaccaaaatTTAATCAACGTCGTATTGCTATGGTTAAATATCTTGGAGAATTATATAACTATCGCATGGTCGAAAGTGGAGATATTTTTCGAACACTGTACCTTCTGATTACTTTTGGAGTCAGTATGGATCATTCTGTACCAAGTGTCCTCGATCCACCTGACCATTTGTTTAGAATTCGACTAGTTTGTACATTGTTAGAAACCTGTGGACAATATTTCAGTGGTGGTTCTAGCAAGAaaaaacttgattatttcctaatattctttcaaaattattattggtTTAAGTACACAGATCCTATTTGGACTTCTGAAAATCCTTTTCCAGTAGGTATTGATTATATGTATCGCGACACATTAACGATGCTAAGACCTAAAATGCAATTGTTTCAAAGTTACAAAGAAGCTCAATGTGCTGTGGAGGAGTTACGAAATACATTATATCCCACTCTTGGAAATCCTATTGCAGAGGATGGTGCTGATCGTACAGATGGAGAATCCGATATGGGTATAATTGCAGAGGGAGATGAAGAATTAACTGTAACAACTGGAAATGGTAGTGGAGATGCGAAAGGTGTGGCTGATTTACATTTTGAAGAATCTGAAGATTGTTCTGAGGCACAATCGGAAGAAGAATGGACAGCTGATGCAGAAAGGGATGACACTATGGGTACTCAAGAAAATACACAAGGAGATCAAAGTCTTTCAGAAGGCGGTACAGATGGTGTCCTTATGGATGTTACAGAGTTAAATGCAGCATTACCAGCTGGTCCTAGAAGAGTAAGTTGCCCAGAAGATGATGACTTTTTGTCTGCTCTTGATAAAATGGTTTCAGACAATATACAGGATAGAATGCGAGATTCAGTAAAACCACAACAAGTAGATATTTCAGTTCCTTTGCATGTAAAAAGTACTAAGAAAACATATGAACAATTGCAAGAAAGACCTACTGATAATAGTACAGTTGACTTTGTACTTATGTTAAGAAAAGGTAACAAACAACAGTACAAAAACTTAGCAGTTCCTGTGTCATCAGAGTTAGCAATGAACCTTCGAAATCGAGAACaagaacaaaaagaagaaaaagaacgagtTAAAAGATTAACATTGAACATTACAGAAAGACAGGAGGAAGAAGATTATCAAGAAACTATTAATCAAAGTACAAGACCAGTGACAGTAAATTTAAATAGAGAACGACGACAAAAGTATAATCATCCTAAAGGTGCACCAGATGCTGATCTTATTTTTGGTCCAAAAAAAATTCGATAG